A DNA window from Arachis duranensis cultivar V14167 chromosome 3, aradu.V14167.gnm2.J7QH, whole genome shotgun sequence contains the following coding sequences:
- the LOC107478605 gene encoding uncharacterized protein LOC107478605: MSALFNFHSFLTVILLGICACTYFKMQFPAVLEQRTGFRGFFWKAARIGERLSPWVSVGCFMMGVSIIFF, translated from the exons ATG TCCGCGCTATTCAATTTCCATTCGTTCCTTACTGTGATACTACTTGGAATATGTGCCTGCACTTACTTCAAGATGCAGTTTCCAGCAGTCCTTGAACAAAGAACTGG ATTTCGTGGGTTCTTTTGGAAGGCGGCAAGAATAG GGGAACGATTAAGCCCGTGGGTATCCGTAGGTTGCTTTATGATGGGTGTTTCAATAATCTTCTTCTGA